A window of Candidatus Eisenbacteria bacterium genomic DNA:
CAAGGCGGGAGGCAAGAAGAAGTAGCCTCCCACCCGACGAACGACCGGGGAGCGGACGCGGCCAGCGTCAACGCGCGAGGAGCGTGAGCTTCTTCTCCCCTGTCCAGGTGGGCGTCTCGAGACGGTAGGAATCCCCCCGCTCACGCTCAGGCCCTCCTGATCCCTCCGGATCCCAGAGTGGGTCTGCCCCACGTTGAAGGACTACGGATAGAGGTGCATCCGCCCGGCCGCGGGCGGACGAACGCCTAGGACTGGGTCAACTCGCGTCCAAGTCAACCTGAGCGTCGTCGCCTTGACCGTTCCGCCTCGCGATCCGTAGCTTGTCCGCTCTTCCCCCTTCCTGGAGCCCAGGCAAGCTCATGGCAGAACCCGACCTCTCCCGTCTTCGCATCCAGCGCGATGATCCGGCGCCGAACCGCGGTCGCGGGCCGTGGCTGTGGATCCTGATCGTGGCCTTGGTCGCTGCCGCCGGGATCGCATGGGCGACCCTGCGGCCCAAGGGCGTCGAGGTGCAGACGGCGACGGCCTCGGCCACGGGCGGGGGGACCGCGACCGCGGCAGGGATCACCGCCAATGGCTACGTCGTGGCACGCACCAAGGCCTCGGTATCGGCCGAGGTCATGGGGCGGCTCGAGTACCTCGGCGTCCAGGAAGGATCCAAGGTAAGGAAGGGCGAAGTGATCGCCCGCATCCAGAGCGCCGACTACCGCGCCGCGCTCAACGCTGCTCGTGCGCGCGCGCAGCAGCTGCGACTCGAGACCGAGCAGGCGCAGCGCGATCTCGAGCGCGCCGAGCGGCTCCATCGCGAGAACGTGATCGCGATCACCGAGGTGGAGACCGCGCGCACCAAGAAGGCCTCGCTCGAAGCGCAGACCCAGGCGGCGGTCGCGCAGGTGGCTCAAGCCGCGGCGAGCCTCGAGCACACCAACGTGCGCGCGCCATTCGCCGGCACGGTGCTACGCAAGGACGCCGAAGTCGGCGAGATGGTGGCGCCATCGTCGGCCGGCGGCGGGCTCACCCGCACCGCGATCGTCACCATGGCCGACCTGTCGACGCTGGAGGTCGAGGTGGACGTGAACGAGGCCTACATCGCGCAGGTCTACACGGGACAGCCGAGCCGCATCACGCTCGACGCTTATCCCGATACGTCCTTCACGGGCGCGGTTCGTCAGGTGGTGCCGACGGCGGATCGCCAGAAGGCGACGGTGCAGGTGAAGGTGTCGATCCTCGATCGCGATCCCCGCATTTTCCCGGAGATGGGCGCCAAGGTGGAATTCACCCGCGGCGAGGGCGACGCCATGGCCAACGCTCCGCGCCGCGTGCTGGTGCCGTCCAATGCGGTGACCCAGGGCAGTGATGGCGCCCGGGTGTGGGTGATCGAAAACGAGAAGGCCACGTCGCGCACGGTGGATGTCGGACCGGCGCGCGGCAGCCAGGTGGAGATCCGCCGCGGGCTCGCCGGCGGGGAGCAAGTGGTGCTCGACGCGCCCGCGGGAATCAAGGAAGGTGCGCGGGTGCGGATCAAGGGCAGTGGATAGGAGGAATCGATGGCGCTGATCGACATCAAAGACGTGCGCAAGATCTATCGCCGCGGCAACGAGGAGGTCGTGGTGCTCGATGGCCTCTCGCTCTCGATCCAGGAGGGCGAATACGTCGCGCTCATGGGACCCTCGGGGAGCGGCAAGACCACCCTGCTCAATTTGATCGGCGGCGTCGATCGGCCGACCACCGGATCGGTGAGCGTGGGCGGCACCGACATCGCCAAGCTCAAGCCGCGTGATCTGGCGCGCTGGCGCTCGCGCAACATCGGCTACGTGTTCCAGCTCTACAACCTGATTCCGGTGCTGACCGCGCAGCAGAACGTCGAGCTGCCGCTCCTGCTCGTGAAGATGAGCGGCAAGGAGCGCAAGGATCGCGCCCAGCACGCGCTCGGGATCGTCGGCCTGGGAGACAGGGTCAAGCACCTGCCCCGCCAGCTCTC
This region includes:
- a CDS encoding efflux RND transporter periplasmic adaptor subunit yields the protein MAEPDLSRLRIQRDDPAPNRGRGPWLWILIVALVAAAGIAWATLRPKGVEVQTATASATGGGTATAAGITANGYVVARTKASVSAEVMGRLEYLGVQEGSKVRKGEVIARIQSADYRAALNAARARAQQLRLETEQAQRDLERAERLHRENVIAITEVETARTKKASLEAQTQAAVAQVAQAAASLEHTNVRAPFAGTVLRKDAEVGEMVAPSSAGGGLTRTAIVTMADLSTLEVEVDVNEAYIAQVYTGQPSRITLDAYPDTSFTGAVRQVVPTADRQKATVQVKVSILDRDPRIFPEMGAKVEFTRGEGDAMANAPRRVLVPSNAVTQGSDGARVWVIENEKATSRTVDVGPARGSQVEIRRGLAGGEQVVLDAPAGIKEGARVRIKGSG
- a CDS encoding ABC transporter ATP-binding protein, which produces MALIDIKDVRKIYRRGNEEVVVLDGLSLSIQEGEYVALMGPSGSGKTTLLNLIGGVDRPTTGSVSVGGTDIAKLKPRDLARWRSRNIGYVFQLYNLIPVLTAQQNVELPLLLVKMSGKERKDRAQHALGIVGLGDRVKHLPRQLSGGQEQRVAIARALVSDPTVLLADEPTGDLDRKAAEEILTLLERLNREFKKTIVMVTHDPHAAERARRRLHLEKGVLESQSGAYPVMAPA